One window of the Micromonas commoda chromosome 11, complete sequence genome contains the following:
- a CDS encoding predicted protein — protein MGMGPGPALGRFNPGGGFKPPVDISDAMRLPRVGAPPRGPGTPPQGDDGMGLGIDDFPPPRPTPPGSRGNGGAGPNRGPGPRRLGTPNDVRELEDRLVAAESAAAAHASRLRNMERRMAIAEAARKEDSGGARGVTEALEQRVSNLQMENARANGLIAELKGRLDATESDVKESRAQAMRVEAAAQVATVAARDAFDQIQQRIGIEQGSDARRLDLLSAEIARITREVADARGEDAAKRQILEANIARVEGQKAVDNTSQQFIDVRQKLNQTELQVVALTEALQDERRLRSEAETRLDVAINRMAELNDAREGSMIRKFSAELDNARLELQRALSDEKEEAQTRDDHIVRDKDEQLAQWEKAATRERARNLEHQLILEKAVREEHDQRVHQMDALNKGLDRVNHEVTQALRDEMLTREARENKLRGQISQSVLKLHAANKDTRDKLTRERDEIHATLKTEIKSRMHHLALLERHMRDAQTDTKQTIRSVEVSLANRINATDQKVDIEMNMIQKLIARQSKLETDFARFTDDIVAAFENMQEDITVAAVSQAINTECDNVQAEYVTDTAADILEIVEAQDARDKANHEKLSRAVFGDDPENGGVGLLPRAQKTEADVARLQRQELRIRDDIDGVNERHEELRAEVESAQCLHAVDVESIQAELDAGAADRAAIFDDVEHKVKEQIKRLREENVASMKTIEAGIDDKFVDFRTKFGRKLGALEYTTEEFQDFVVHQHLENEAIRIDAETYAEARLGAEQDKRLAALADLKQHVAGIVADEANQRRLGDSDLRRALEDDIADLEDTAADAVRELREGLRNEISERRHESESLHRDLGDALDAARSRLEADVRALEEQASGNIAAQKLEEEIMRAELDDAMQCLQDGVEEVKAKVGEGVREALGSEIEKLKGECRVMVEESGAEAKTEMAKVRKETEDTMKERLKDVVTSLTELTEDVEAVKARAAAAPAAAPALAAAPAAAAAAEPAPEPVAAEEAPAAEEAPAEAPAAEEAPAEEAPAGEAAAEEAPAEEAAAEEAPAEEAAAEEAPAEEAAAEEAPAEEAAAEEAPAEEAAAEEAPAEEAAAEEAPAEEAAAEEAPAEEAPAEEAPPAE, from the coding sequence ATGGGCATGGGACCCGGACCCGCGCTCGGCAGGTTCAACCCCGGAGGAGGTTTCAAGCCGCCGGTGGACATCTCGGACGCGATGCGCCtgccgcgcgtcggcgcgccgccccgcggaCCGGGAACGCCGCCCCAGGGGGATGACGGGATGGGTTTGGGCATCGACGATTTTCCCCCGCCTCGGCCCACGCCGCCAGGGTCGCGAGGAAACGGAGGCGCCGGACCGAACCGCGGGCCAGGACCACGCCGCCTCGGCACCCCGAACGAcgttcgcgagctcgaggacaggctcgtcgccgcggagtccgccgcggctgcgcaCGCCAGCAGACTCCGAAACATGGAGCGCCGCATGGCaatcgcggaggcggcgaggaaggaggactcgggcggcgcgaggggcgtgacggaggcgctggagcagCGCGTGTCCAACCTGCAGATGGAGAACGCGCGTGCGAACGGGCTCATCGCGGAGCTGAAAGGgcggctcgacgcgacggagagcGACGTGAAAGAGTCGAGGGCGCAGGCGATGAGggtggaagccgccgcgcaggtggccaccgtcgccgccagggaCGCCTTCGATCAGATCCAGCAGCGGATCGGCATAGAGCAGGGCTCCGACGCCAGACGACTCGATCTGCTCAGCGCGGAGATTGCGCGGATCACGCGCGaggtcgcggacgcgcggggggaggaTGCCGCCAAGCGACAGATCCTGGAGGCTAACATAGCGCGAGTCGAGGGACAGAAGGCGGTGGACAACACGTCGCAGCAGTTCATCGACGTCCGCCAGAAGCTCAACCAGACGGAGCTTCAGGTGGTGGCGCTCACCGAGGCGCTCCaggacgagcggcggctccgTTCCGAGGCTGAGacccgcctcgacgtcgcgatcaATCGGATGGCAGAGCTCAACGACGCTCGGGAAGGATCCATGATTCGCAAGTTCTCCGCGGAGCTCGATaacgcgcggctcgagctgCAGCGCGCGCTGTCCGACGAGAAAGAAGAGGCCCAGACCCGCGACGACCACATCGTTCGCGACAAggacgagcagctcgcgcagtGGGAGAAGGCTGCCACccgagagcgcgcgcggaacCTCGAGCATCAGCTCATCCTCGAGAAggcggtgcgcgaggagcacgaCCAGCGGGTGCACCAGATGGACGCCCTGAACAAGGGTTTGGACCGCGTGAACCACGAGGTGACGCAGGCGCTGCGCGACGAGAtgctgacgcgcgaggcgagggagaacAAGCTGCGCGGGCAAATCTCTCAGTCGGTGTTGAAACTGCACGCCGCGAACAAGGACACGCGGGATAAGCTGACGCGGGAGCGAGACGAGATTCACGCCACGCTCAAGACGGAGATCAAGTCGCGGATGCACCatctcgcgctgctcgagcgACACATGAGGGACGCGCAGACGGATACCAAGCAGACGATTCGCAGCGTGGAGGTTTCCCTGGCGAACCGCATCAACGCCACCGACCAGAAGGTTGACATCGAGATGAACATGATCCAGAAGCTCATCGCCCGGCAGTCCAAGCTGGAGACGGACTTTGCCCGCTTCACCGAtgacatcgtcgccgcgttcgagaaCATGCAGGAGGAcatcaccgtcgccgcggtgtcgCAAGCGATCAACACCGAGTGCGACAACGTCCAGGCGGAATACGTCaccgacaccgccgcggataTCCTCGAGATTGTCGAGGCGCAGGACGCCAGGGACAAGGCCAACCACGAGAAACTCTCGAGGGCGGTCTTCGGGGACGATCCGGAGAACGGCGGGGTGGGTTTACTGCCCCGCGCGCAGAAGACCGAGGCTGACGTCGCGCGCTTGCAGCGCCAGGAGCTTCGGATccgcgacgacatcgacggcgtcaacGAGCGACACGAGGagctgcgcgcggaggtggagtcCGCCCAGTGCCTGCacgcggtcgacgtcgagtccatccaggcggagctcgacgccggcgccgcggaccgcgccgccatcttcgacgacgtggagcaCAAGGTGAAGGAGCAGATCAAGCGGCTGCGCGAGGAGAACGTCGCGAGCATGAAGACGATCGAGGCGGGCATCGACGACAAGTTTGTCGACTTTCGAACCAAGTTCGGTCgcaagctcggcgcgctcgagtaCACCACGGAGGAGTTCCAGGACTTTGTCGTGCACCAGCACCTGGAGAACGAGGCTATCcgcatcgacgcggagacgtACGCGGAGGCTCGGTTGGGAGCCGAGCAGGACAagcggctcgccgcgctcgccgacctcaagcagcacgtcgccggcatcgtcgccgacgaggcgaacCAACGGCGTTTGGGCGACTCCGACCTCaggcgcgcgctggaggatgacatcgcggacctcgaggacaccgccgccgacgccgtccgcgaacTCCGCGAGGGTCTTCGAAACGAAATTTCCGAGCGAAGGCACGAGAGCGAGTCGCTTCACAGGGACCTGGGCGAcgctctcgacgccgcgaggagccgACTCGAGGCGGACGTTCGCGCCTTGGAGGAGCAGGCCTCGGGGAACATCGCGGCGcagaagctcgaggaggagatcatgcgcgcggagctcgacgacgcgatgcaGTGTCTGCaggatggcgtcgaggaggtcaaggcgaAGGTTGGCGAGGGCGTTAGGGAGGCGCTCGGGTCGGAGATTGAGAAGCTGAAGGGGGAGTGTCGGGTCATGGTGGAGGAATCCGGGGCGGAGGCAAAGACTGAGATGGCAAAGGTGAGAAAGGAGACGGAGGACACGATGAAGGAGCGGTTGAAGGACGTGGTGACCTCGCTGACGGAGCTGACTGAGGATGTGGAGGCGGTGAAGGCGAgagcggccgccgcgccggcggctgcacccgcgctggcggctgcacccgcggcggcggcggcggcggagcccgCACCCGAGCCCGTGGCTGCAGAGGAGGCTCCTGCGGCTGAGGAAGCTCCTGCAGAGGCTCCTGCGGCTGAGGAAGCTCCCGCGGAGGAAGCTCCCGCGGGGGAAGCTGCGGCTGAGGAGGctcccgccgaggaggctgcggctgaAGAGGctcccgccgaggaggctgcggctgaAGAGGctcccgccgaggaggctgcggctgaAGAGGctcccgccgaggaggctgcggctgaAGAGgcacccgccgaggaggctgcggctgaAGAGgcacccgccgaggaggctgcggctgaAGAGGCACcagccgaggaggctgcggctgaGGAGgcacccgccgaggaggctcccgccgaggaggcgcctCCCGCGGAGTAA